The Maridesulfovibrio salexigens DSM 2638 region TGAGAAGGCCCTCAGTGCGATCGAGGGTGTAACTGACGTTAAGGTCAGCCTTGAAGACGCATGCGCTACCTATGAAGAATCAGCTCCTGTTGATGAAGCCAAGATCAAGGAAACCATTACTAAGATTGGTTTTGAGGTCGGCGAAGTTAAGTAGATTTGTTTTGATATGGAAATCTCAAGCCCCGTGTTCTTATGAGCACGGGGCTTTTTTTGCGTTCTGTTGTTTGTTGGATAGTCTCAAAAATGAATCATATGGAAATAGGTTGCCAGTAAATTTAAACTAAGTTAGTTGGTTGTCAGTTAGACAAAAAATAAGAGAGGCTTTTGGATGAAAAATACTTTTGCTTTTCCCGGCCGAGAATTGTTGGTTCCGGAGATTGTAAAATCAGATAACTGCACTCTTATTGACGCCGATGGCAATCAGTACATTGATCTGGAAGCGGGCATATGGTGCACCAGCATTGGCCATGCGAATCTGGCGGTTAGGAATGCTGTCATTTCGCAGATCGATAATATTTCGCATGTAGGCTTTTGCTATAGTACTAATGTTGTTGAGCGTGCTGCCGGAGCGGTTCTTGATCTCTTGGGGCATGGCGGAGGGCGGTGTTCCTTCCTTTGTTCCGGGAGTGAGTCTGTTGAATATGGGGTGCGTGCGTTACGCACGGTACTGAATTCGAAGCGCATTATGACCATGTCTGATTCATATTTCGGTGCCTATGGTGATGCGTCCGCAAAGGATTCCGACAAGTGGTTTCTTTTTGATTGGAGCGAATGTGAGCGTTGTACTCATGAGGTTTGTTCTAAGGATTGTTCTGTTTATTCCGCCATTCTATTTGATGATGTTGGGGCCTTCTTATTTGAGCCCGGTAGTTCGTCTGGAATGGTCCGTTTTCCTCCTGCAAAATTGATCAGTAATATAGTTAAAGATGTGACTGCTGCTGATGGGCTGGTGATGGTCAATGAAGTTACCACGGGCGTTGGCAGGACTGGAAAATGGTTCGGATTTCAGCATTATGAGATGCAGCCGGATATTGTCGCTATGGGAAAAGGTATCGGAAATGGTTACCCCGTAAGCGCTGTTTCGCTCAACAGTCGTGTTGTCGACCTGCTTGGCCCTGATGCCGTTGCCTATGGGCAATCCCATCTCAATGATCCTTTAGGCGCTGCTGTAGTAGAGGCAGTTATTAACGAGATTAATGGGCACAACCTGATTCAGCATGCTGAAGTTCTTTCAGATGTTCTCATGGATGGTTTACAGCGAGTCGCTGCGGGATCAGATTTGATCGAATGCGCGCGCGGCAGGGGGCTGATGGCGATTCTGATTATGGCCGATCACGTAGATGTTTCACAAGTGGCAGAGCTGCATAGGAAATTGGTTTCGCGGGGATTCATAGTGGATCACCGTCTTGGGACCAATGCTTTACGGATGCATCCAGCTCTTACAATCGGTGTGGAGAAAATTTATAATTTTATTGCCGTGCTTGAAGAAGTTGTGGGGGCCATGGAGATTGAGTTGGGTTGATGGATTTAGAACAAATTTTGGAAGAATGGAAAGCCCCGCACTCATATGAGCGCGGGGCTTTTTTGGCGATCTGTTAGCGGCGCAGCTTGTTTCTCAGGGCGAAACCGAAGAGGGCTGCTTGGAGGGTTATGAGCGTAACTGAAATGCCTTTTAGGAGGTACTGATAACCGACAGCCTCATCAAATTTGATTTTAATTAGTGGCATGTACCACATTGCTCCTTTTATCCAGTCTTTGGGACCATTCGGTGTGATGCTAAACGCTAGTTGTATGCAAAATGGTAAAATAATCAATGCAAATAGCAGGAGGCCAGCCTTAATAGGCTTTTCACCATAGCCACTTATGAAATGGTAAACATTAAGATATATTTTTGAAAACCAATTCTTACTGATTTGACAGTTTTTGGTTTTATTTTTGAAATTTCTATATTGGATTAATATTGGAATGAGAGGAAGAAGTAGGAAAGTCTTTTCAAGATAAGCGTTAAGTGTTGAAGGGTGATAGTCGTACGAAATGCTAAACAGGTAAGATGTAAATAGTAGAAGTATGCAAATGAGTGAAACTGGCAGTGTCGGAAAGTAGAAAGCAGAATCAACTACACGTCTTGTCATTTCTTTTTCGCGATAATGCCAATGTGAGGTTTGTTCTTCGTCTGCGCTTTCGCGGGCGATTTTTTTTAGGCGGCGGTAAATTTCGGCTAGCGTGGTGTCGCTGCAATTGCTGTCTATTTGATGTTTCTCATCGTAAATTTTAGCAAA contains the following coding sequences:
- a CDS encoding heavy-metal-associated domain-containing protein, which translates into the protein MKKVEIKGMSCMHCVGSVEKALSAIEGVTDVKVSLEDACATYEESAPVDEAKIKETITKIGFEVGEVK
- a CDS encoding aminotransferase class III-fold pyridoxal phosphate-dependent enzyme, giving the protein MKNTFAFPGRELLVPEIVKSDNCTLIDADGNQYIDLEAGIWCTSIGHANLAVRNAVISQIDNISHVGFCYSTNVVERAAGAVLDLLGHGGGRCSFLCSGSESVEYGVRALRTVLNSKRIMTMSDSYFGAYGDASAKDSDKWFLFDWSECERCTHEVCSKDCSVYSAILFDDVGAFLFEPGSSSGMVRFPPAKLISNIVKDVTAADGLVMVNEVTTGVGRTGKWFGFQHYEMQPDIVAMGKGIGNGYPVSAVSLNSRVVDLLGPDAVAYGQSHLNDPLGAAVVEAVINEINGHNLIQHAEVLSDVLMDGLQRVAAGSDLIECARGRGLMAILIMADHVDVSQVAELHRKLVSRGFIVDHRLGTNALRMHPALTIGVEKIYNFIAVLEEVVGAMEIELG